A window of the Arachis duranensis cultivar V14167 chromosome 5, aradu.V14167.gnm2.J7QH, whole genome shotgun sequence genome harbors these coding sequences:
- the LOC107491050 gene encoding protein NDR1-like encodes MAGQHSCCSCCFSFIITMGLTALFFWLSLRVDQPKFYLESIYVPALNRSLPSTTKNDTVLFKIKFTNPNKDKGIKYDAVRVNISVFLSQNTTRLLSNSTAVAPFYQGRQKKAHKPSSASFVGNLAPAAGMDGKVYFRVDFATAVKYKILFWYTKRHGMWGGANVEINNGGVKVYPKPVRLGNEPPRIVNGAPEFRGGYRALLPLFLVAWIMRTH; translated from the coding sequence ATGGCGGGGCAACACAGCTGCTGCTCATGCTGCTTCAGCTTCATAATAACCATGGGCCTCACCGCCCTCTTCTTCTGGCTCTCCCTCCGTGTTGACCAACCAAAATTCTATCTCGAATCAATTTACGTTCCTGCCCTCAACAGATCCCTTCCGTCAACAACAAAAAACGACACcgttttattcaaaataaagttCACGAACCCTAACAAAGACAAAGGGATCAAATACGACGCCGTTCGGGTCAACATCTCCGTCTTCCTCTCCCAAAATACCACGCGCCTACTCTCCAACTCCACCGCCGTCGCTCCTTTCTACCAGGGCCGCCAGAAGAAGGCGCATAAGCCTAGCTCTGCCTCCTTCGTCGGAAACCTTGCGCCGGCGGCGGGGATGGACGGGAAGGTGTATTTCCGGGTGGATTTTGCGACCGCGGTGAAGTACAAGATCTTGTTTTGGTACACGAAGCGACACGGTATGTGGGGAGGGGCAAATGTGGAAATTAACAATGGGGGTGTGAAGGTGTATCCGAAACCGGTGAGGCTTGGCAACGAGCCACCGAGGATCGTGAACGGCGCACCGGAGTTCCGTGGAGGCTATCGTGCGCTTCTTCCGCTATTCCTAGTTGCGTGGATAATGCGCACTCATTGA
- the LOC107490943 gene encoding uncharacterized protein LOC107490943: MLLLLALPSNNSYMFFFFLSQKLEWESLSIDLLPHPDMFADAALGFSEEGSNLRDDDGAKRVFFGGERFIEGISGEAYITVQRTDLNSPLGLEVQLHINEAVCPALSEPGLRALLRFMTGLYVCLNRGDVDLKTHQQRSTEAAGRSLVSIVVDHIFLCIKDTEFRLELLLQSLFFSRASLSEGENDNNLTKITIGGVILRDIYSSPQCTLVQPSMQAVTKDAFHVPEFARSFCPPIYPLGEQQWQVIEGIPLICLHALQVMPSPLPPSFASQTVIDCQPLMVHLQEETCLRISSFLADGIVVSPGDILPDFSIKSFIFNLKGLDLTVPLDNIETDISKIYMDNNTVQTSFTGARLQIENLFFSDSPSLKLRMLNLEKDPACFSLWEGQPIDASQKKWTARASQLTLSLEACNDKIKLQNYLGQTGGLLRCVDLKDSCIEVAMATADGSPLLHIPPSGGIVRVGVACGQYLSNTSVEQLFFVLDVYGYFGRVSEKIAMVGKRKQLEDIRDKSFSGKLMDKVPSDTAVSLTVKDLQLRFLESSVNVEGMPLVQFIGDDLFINAAHKTLGGAIVVSSTLRWESVQIDCVDAEGHLPCENGSFLSPSENVPSPSDNGYPHLRAVFWVDKNKKHPMNGNAHSIPFLDISMVHVIPLNEQDMESHSLNVSASVSGVRLGGGMNYAEALLHRFGILGPDGGPGTGLSKGLENLQKGPLSKLFKTTPLMVDNSEDAESMRQGEETSFPHLKKPDDVDVTIELRDWLFALEGADQMAEQWWFSSLEVVDREERCWHTTFRGLRVNAKSSPKKVLDGKAQLHRIKQNPIELVTVGIEGLRILKPHIQKGNPPSMLIANGDKENSNTTEGVGLEVRLILCEDNTDDIVNWEVEDIKFTVKQPIEAAVTKDELQHLTLLCKSEIDSIGRITAGVLRLLKLEGSVGLAVIDQLGNLGSEGIDKIFSSEKVTRDGSVVGNRGHSPLPSGVNEGPHKTMEETLTQLEEVVVESQAKLSELITHVGTIDAVEESTLKALYLLLMYNFKLRDLIYIGYDSCVYSIQNCKLLLEVVSVRQKLSFVSLV, encoded by the exons ATGTTGCTTTTATTGGCATTACCATCTAATAATTCatacatgtttttcttttttctttctcagaAACTAGAATGGGAATCTTTGTCTATTGATCTTTTGCCTCATCCTGACATGTTCGCGGATGCTGCATTAGGCTTCTCTGAAGAGGGATCAAACCTGAGAGATGATGATGGTGCAAAGCGAGTATTCTTTGGAGGAGAGCGTTTTATTGAAGGAATATCAGGAGAAGCATAT ATAACAGTTCAGAGAACTGACTTGAACAGTCCACTTGGGCTTGAGGTTCAGTTGCACATCAATGAAGCTGTTTGCCCTGCACTAAGTGAACCTG GGCTACGCGCACTTCTCCGCTTTATGACAGGATTATATGTCTGTCTAAACAGGGGTGATGTTGATTTAAAGACTCACCAG CAGCGATCAACTGAAGCTGCTGGGCGTTCTCTGGTCTCGATTGTTGTAGATCATATATTTCTTTGCATTAAAGATACTG AATTCCGGCTTGAGCTTTTGCTGCAGTCCCTCTTTTTCTCTCGG GCCAGTCTTTCTGAAGGAGAGAATGACAATAACTTGACCAAGATTACAATTGGTGGAGTAATTTTAAG GGACATCTATTCATCTCCGCAGTGTACACTAGTGCAACCATCGATGCAAGCTGTCACAAAAGATGCTTTCCATGTGCCTGAATTTG CTAGAAGCTTTTGCCCTCCAATATACCCTCTAGGAGAACAGCAGTGGCAAGTGATTGAGGGAATCCCTCTAATATGCCTCCATGCACTTCAAGTCATGCCTTCACCACTTCCACCATCCTTTGCTTCTCAGACAGTTATTGATTGTCAGCCTCTTATG GTTCATCTTCAGGAGGAAACATGCCTGAGGATATCCTCATTCTTAGCTGATGGTATTGTTGTCAGTCCTGGTGACATTCTACCGGACTTCtcaataaaatcttttattttcaatctcAAGGGGCTTGACCTTACAGTTCCACTAGACAACATTGAAACTGATATTTCTAAAATCTATATGGATAATAATACAGTTCAGACCTCCTTCACTGGAGCAAGACTCCAAAttgaaaaccttttcttttctgaTTCACCCTCATTGAAACTAAGAATGCTGAACCTGGAAAAGGATCCTGCTTGTTTTAGTCTTTGGGAAGGTCAACCGATCGATGCTAGCCAGAAGAAGTGGACTGCCAGAGCATCGCAGCTTACTTTGTCCCTGGAGGCATGTAATGACAAAATCAAACTTCAAAATTACCTTGGACAAACTGGAGGACTGTTGAGATGTGTTGATCTCAAAGATTCTTGCATTGAAGTAGCTATGGCAACTGCTGATGGCAGTCCACTGTTACATATTCCTCCTTCAGGGGGTATTGTCAGGGTTGGAGTTGCTTGTGGACAGTATCTATCCAACACTTCTGTTGAACAATTATTTTTTGTCCTGGACGTCTATGGTTATTTTGGGCGAGTTAGTGAGAAAATAGCTATGGTCGGGAAAAGGAAACAACTAGAGGACATTAGAGACAAGTCTTTTAGTGGAAAGCTGATGGACAAGGTTCCCAGTGATACTGCTGTGAGTTTAACAGTAAAGGACCTCCAACTTAGATTTCTAGAGTCTTCGGTGAATGTTGAGGGAATGCCTTTAGTACAGTTTATCGGAGATGATCTATTCATTAATGCCGCCCATAAAACCCTTGGAGGGGCTATTGTTGTTTCATCTACTTTACGGTGGGAGAGTGTCCAGATAGATTGTGTGGATGCTGAGGGGCACTTACCATGTGAAAATGGATCATTCTTGAGTCCTAGCGAAAATGTTCCCTCACCAAGTGATAATGGATATCCTCATCTTAGAGCTGTTTTTTGGGTAGATAAGAATAAGAAACATCCAATGAATGGAAATGCTCATTCAATCCCTTTTCTAGACATCAGTATGGTTCATGTCATTCCACTAAACGAGCAAGATATGGAGTCTCATAGTTTAAATGTGTCAGCTTCTGTTTCTGGTGTTCGACTTGGTGGAGGAATGAACTATGCTGAAGCCCTCCTGCATAGATTTGGAATACTTGGACCTGATGGAGGCCCTGGAACAGGCCTTTCAAAAGGGTTGGAAAACTTACAAAAAGGACCCTTATCAAAACTTTTTAAGACAACACCTCTCATGGTTGATAATTCAGAAGATG CTGAAAGTATGAGACAAGGGGAGGAAACCAGTTTTCCACACCTGAAGAAGCCAGATGACGTGGATGTAACTATAGAATTGAGAGACTGGTTATTTGCTCTTGAAGGTGCAGATCAGATGGCTGAACAGTGGTGGTTCTCCAGTCTTGAGGTTGTAGACAGAGAAGAGAGGTGTTGGCACACAACTTTCCGTGGGTTACGAGTAAATGCAAAAAGTAGCCCAAAGAAGGTTCTGGATGGCAAAGCACAATTGCATCGGATAAAACAAAATCCAATAGAGCTTGTTACG GTAGGAATTGAAGGGCTACGAATATTAAAGCCTCATATCCAAAAGGGCAATCCTCCATCGATGTTAATTGCAAACGGGGATAAAGAAAATAGTAACACAACTGAGGGAGTTGGTCTTGAAGTTCGCTTGATATTATGTGAGGACAACACTGATGACATAGTGAATTGGGAAGTGGAAGACATAAAGTTCACTGTTAAACAACCG ATTGAAGCAGCAGTAACCAAGGATGAGCTTCAGCACCTCACTTTGCTGTGCAAATCTGAAATTGATTCAATTGGCCGAATCACTGCTGGAGTTTTGCGGCTGCTTAAGCTGGAAGGTTCTGTTGGTCTGGCTGTAATAGATCAACTTGGTAACCTAG GAAGCGAGGGCATTGACAAGATTTTCTCTTCTGAAAAGGTTACCAGAGATGGTAGTGTTGTTGGTAATCGAGGACATTCTCCCTTACCAAGCGGGGTTAATGAAGGACCACACAAAACCATGGAAGAGACATTAACTCAGCTTGAGGAAGTGGTTGTAGAGTCACAGGCTAAACTCAGTGAACTAATCACTCATGTTGGTACTATTGATGCAGTTGAGGAATCAACTTTAAAGGCCCTATACCTTTTGTTGATGTACAATTTTAAGTTACGAGATTTAATTTACATAGGATATGATTCTTGTGTATATAGTATACAAAATTGCAAACTCTTGTTGGAAGTTGTATCAGTGAGGCAGAAATTAAGCTTCGTCTCGTTGGTATAA